In Eremothecium gossypii ATCC 10895 chromosome V, complete sequence, the genomic stretch ACCGAGCTCTTCATCGAGTACTTCCCTGCTTGACTTGCTTGTTCTAGCAGCTGATAGCTTCTTCAGGAGCTCAAGCTTATCCTTAGCCGCCATCTTAGAGGCAAGCAAATCTTCAGTTCAGCGCTACTTCGCCTTGCGATTAGTTTAGGCTGTGATACTTTGTATAGTAAAACCAGATCGCGCTAAAAAGCCAATTAATAATTACCCTTGACGCGTTGTGCTTCGCACATGAATTCTCACGTGACCATAATTGTTGTGTGCATATAAGATGGTGTATGGGTGTGAATATGTACGTATACGCATTACGTGATAGCCTCAGCTAAAtgcggaggcggcggcaaCGCGTGGCGCAATCACAAGCCATTACGCAGTAGTCATATGACGGAGCTGTGAGCTTTCAACAAACAGACGCACCAACCTTCTTTTTGTCATAGTCACGTGCGTGTCGGAGTTCCCTCTCTAAAGGATATTCTGGAAAAATCTCGCTGCCACGACACTGAACTGAGCGGGGTTCGTCCGATACATAATAGCGGGCAACTGTCACGCCTGAGCGACGCCACGCCCAACCGTATGAGCTCTTACCCCATATTCATAGGATCTGAACTTCTCGGcgacgcgcgcgccgcgctTCACGCAGGTATGTGCGCTCGGCGGCTGCATAAATCCCCTCGTACGAGAAAGGGCAAGGTCTCCAAGACGCCGCCGAAGGTTTTCTGTGTGAAGCCTCCGATTGACATCGTTGAACGCGACGGAACCTACCTGGCGCACATCGCCAATCCAGGTGTGGCTAACCAGGACGATATTAAGGTCGAGTACCATGAAGACCGCAACACTGTGATTATCTCAGGCAGCCTGCCTGTGATGGCAGGCCAGCGTCAAGGCGATAAGTGCCATATCAAGGAACTACCATCCGGCAACTTCTGCCGTGAAATCGACTTTCCAGAACACGAGGCGATCGATGCCTCCAAAATCAGCCTAGACTACGAGCACGGTATCTTGAGCATATCGATACCCAAGCTGCCGGTTCGACGGGCGGCCACTGTGCAGAAGATAAAAATTAGGGGTTAGCAGCATTTGTAATTAATTTATGGTAAGGTAACCGGACTTGGCTGTATGTTGATATCGCAAGGGGTGTGACGTTAGGTATGGACGAGCCGACGCAGGTCACGTGCAAGATTTGTGGCAGCGCCGATACCATTTATTTTGGCCCCTGGCCGTCACGAGGATATATTAAAATGGGCAAGATTAACAAGTCAGCCTTTTAACTTGCACTAAATATAGTGTGTTATAATGCGGCTTAAAACTATCCTCTTAGGTTTCTGTGCGTTCCATGTAGCGCGCAGCAAGATGGTAGTGAACTTAATCAATATGATCGATGAACAGACTGGAGAACAGAGAAAGGTGGTGCCCCTCGAACTCGAACGGTTTTTCCCGCTCGATTTTGATGAGATATTACTCCGGGATACGATGCAGAGGAACGCAGCTATGGAAGAGGAGGACTACAGGGAGCTGGGGAAAAGAGATATTGAGGTGGCGTTCCAGAACACCGGCGTGACGCTGGATGACAGGCTCCAGTCGTTGCCGGCCATATCGCTCTTCGGGAGGTATGTACGGGATATCGACGGGATGTCGGAAGCGCTTGCGGACGGGGACAGGCACATCATGGTGTTTGCGCCGACAAATGACGCCATTACGGCGATGCCCAAGAAGCCGTGGGAGTATCCACGGAACATCGACAAGTTGGAGCAGGCAGGCGCGTCTGCGAGCGAAATCCACGACGCCATCCAGGCGAATGTGAGACGCTTTGTGCTAACCCACGTGGTTTCCGACATCGACCTCTCTAAGGTGGGTCGGGAAGATGGCTCAGCCGTGTTGACAAGCGACCTTCATCCAAAGAGCATGCAGGGGGATATTCTATTGCGCAAGGATGGCGACAGGTATACAGTATCGTCGAAGACGGGGCGGGACCTTGCCGTTGAGGAGGTACACACGGCATCTAACGGTATAGTATTGGTTATCGACTCCAGCTTGGATGCGGA encodes the following:
- a CDS encoding Hsp20/alpha crystallin family protein (NOHBY529; Weak homolog in Saccharomyces cerevisiae YBR072C (HSP26)), whose product is MSSYPIFIGSELLGDARAALHAGMCARRLHKSPRTRKGKVSKTPPKVFCVKPPIDIVERDGTYLAHIANPGVANQDDIKVEYHEDRNTVIISGSLPVMAGQRQGDKCHIKELPSGNFCREIDFPEHEAIDASKISLDYEHGILSISIPKLPVRRAATVQKIKIRG
- a CDS encoding uncharacterized protein (Syntenic homolog of Saccharomyces cerevisiae YDR262W) — translated: MRLKTILLGFCAFHVARSKMVVNLINMIDEQTGEQRKVVPLELERFFPLDFDEILLRDTMQRNAAMEEEDYRELGKRDIEVAFQNTGVTLDDRLQSLPAISLFGRYVRDIDGMSEALADGDRHIMVFAPTNDAITAMPKKPWEYPRNIDKLEQAGASASEIHDAIQANVRRFVLTHVVSDIDLSKVGREDGSAVLTSDLHPKSMQGDILLRKDGDRYTVSSKTGRDLAVEEVHTASNGIVLVIDSSLDAE